DNA sequence from the Rubrobacter naiadicus genome:
AGGGTTCGATGCCGTAGTCGTGGCGGTTCTCGTTCTCCCGTTCGTAGGAGCCGGGCTCCCCGTGATAGGGGCGGGCGATGACCCGCTCGACCATTATCCTGCCCTCGCCGATGAGCATCCGGTGGGCTTTCTCGCAGGCCGCGTAGAGCTCCTGAAGCGGGATCACACCGGTGTGGGCCGCGACCTGGAAGACCGAGTCGGCGGAGGTGTAGACGATCCAGGCGCCCGTCCTCTCCTGCTCGGGCCCGAGCTCCTCTATTATCTGCGTGCCGGAGGCGGGGCGGTTGCCGATCACCCTCCTCCCGGTCTCCCGTTCGAAGCGGGAGATGATCTCCTGCGGGAACCCCTCGGGGTATGTGGGGAGCGGCTCTTCCAGCACGAGCCCCATCATCTCCCAGTGGCCGGCGAGCGTGGCCTTCGCCGCCGAGCGCTCGGTCATGAGGCCCCAGGAGGCCCGGGGCTCTTCGGTTGGAGGCACTCCCTCCAGCTCCAGGACGTTGCCGAGCCCGAGGGAGGCCAGGTTCGGCAGCCTGAGGCCGCCCACGGCCCGGGCGGTGTGGGCCAGCGTGTTCGCGCCCTCATCGCCGAACCTGGCCGCGTCGGGAGCGTCTCCAGCCCCGACCCCGTCCAGCACGATCACGGTGGCCCTGCGTCCCATGTCCCTCCT
Encoded proteins:
- a CDS encoding phosphopentomutase, encoding MGRRATVIVLDGVGAGDAPDAARFGDEGANTLAHTARAVGGLRLPNLASLGLGNVLELEGVPPTEEPRASWGLMTERSAAKATLAGHWEMMGLVLEEPLPTYPEGFPQEIISRFERETGRRVIGNRPASGTQIIEELGPEQERTGAWIVYTSADSVFQVAAHTGVIPLQELYAACEKAHRMLIGEGRIMVERVIARPYHGEPGSYERENENRHDYGIEPFGETYLDRVEASGREVVSVGKVYDIFDGRGITRHLPGKPDDMAKVDAVLEALGDLEEGFVFANLVDFDAKYGHRRDPEGMAENLERFDRRLPEILATLGEEDLLIITADHGNDPTFRGTDHTRERVPLLLAAASGKARPLGVRRGFSDVGATVAAWLGADGKGLPGESLLG